The Zygosaccharomyces rouxii strain CBS732 chromosome G complete sequence genome contains a region encoding:
- the OCH1 gene encoding initiation-specific alpha-1,6-mannosyltransferase (similar to uniprot|P31755 Saccharomyces cerevisiae YGL038C OCH1 Mannosyltransferase of the cis-Golgi apparatus initiates the polymannose outer chain elongation of N-linked oligosaccharides of glycoproteins), with product MIKPLNKSEFRLDKRTKQIFFGILLLYSLVAFHLSNKKYAKFITAPEISNVALPTTSHVEQLNLKELRVKDRKLKDLREQLVMAFPYEPEKPIPRRIWQTWKVKEDSLDFPASFRSYQRDWTEAATLQGFEYMLVPDDNIEAFLQNLYGELPLVLKAFKEMPKNILKADFLRYLLLYARGGIYSDMDTFPLKPLNKWPSVDREKLKTFKETRKPVPYKGFKSEEVVAQNEREPGLVIGIEADPDRTDWSDWFARRIQFCQWTIQSKPGHPVLRELILNITATTLYSVSSVKKTAEELIDKTHKNDYNVNYRDKRARDSHYDHDETKTDKNVDGSDIMNWTGPGIFSDMVMQYLNNLIQNNNDVLLLNGNIYTPTTVDPAEAAAQDENGVSTKKFYRKIIESLLVNRHIPWEFFTLITEPITVDDLMILPITSFSPDVGQMNAKGMDDEMALVKHQFEGSWKGDAGHD from the coding sequence ATGATTAAACCCTTGAATAAGTCAGAATTTCGCCTGGATAAGAGGACGAAACAAATTTTCTTCGGTATACTGCTTCTCTATTCGTTAGTTGCATTCCATCTTTCCAACAAGAAATATGCAAAATTTATTACAGCACCAGAGATTTCCAATGTTGCGTTGCCAACAACGTCTCATGTGGAACAACTAAATCTAAAAGAACTCAGAGTTAAGGACAGAAAATTGAAGGACTTGAGGGAGCAATTGGTTATGGCATTCCCTTATGAACCTGAAAAGCCCATACCAAGACGTATATGGCAGACATGGAAAGTTAAGGAGGACTCATTAGATTTCCCAGCTTCTTTTAGAAGTTACCAAAGAGACTGGACAGAAGCCGCTACACTACAAGGATTTGAGTATATGCTAGTGCCCGATGATAATATTGAAGcatttttgcaaaatttaTACGGTGAACTGCCGCTTGTTTTGAAAGCTTTCAAAGAGATGCCCAAAAACATTTTAAAAGCAGATTTTCTCAGGTATTTGCTGCTTTATGCAAGAGGTGGTATTTACTCTGATATGGATACATTTCctttgaaaccattgaaTAAATGGCCATCTGTGGACAGAGAAAAGTTAAAAACATTTAAAGAAACTAGGAAACCAGTTCCGTATAAGGGGTTTAAAAGTGAAGAAGTCGTCGCGCAGAATGAACGCGAACCAGGTTTAGTCATTGGTATTGAAGCAGATCCTGATAGAACAGATTGGAGCGATTGGTTTGCACGTAGGATTCAATTTTGTCAATGGACGATTCAGTCGAAGCCAGGACACCCAGTATTACGTGAATTGATCTTGAATATCACAGCAACTACGTTGTACAGTGTGTCAAGTGTAAAGAAAACCGCAGAAGAACTCATTGATAAGACTCATAAGAATGATTATAACGTTAATTATAGAGATAAGCGCGCGAGAGATTCTCATTACGATCATGATGAGACAAAAACTGATAAAAATGTTGATGGTAGTGATATTATGAACTGGACTGGTCCAGGCATATTTTCGGATATGGTAATGCAATACctgaacaatttgattcaaaataatAACGATGTTCTTCTACTCAATGGTAATATTTACACCCCAACGACAGTGGATCCCGCTGAAGCTGCTGCACAGGATGAGAACGGTGTATCaaccaagaaattttacagaAAGATCATAGAATCACTTTTGGTCAATAGACATATACCCtgggaatttttcactttgaTAACGGAACCCATTACAGTTGACGATTTGATGATATTACCAATTACAAGTTTTTCACCAGACGTAGGTCAAATGAATGCTAAAGGAATGGATGATGAAATGGCTTTAGTTAAGCACCAATTCGAAGGTAGTTGGAAAGGTGATGCTGGTCATGATTAG
- the PNC1 gene encoding nicotinamidase (similar to uniprot|P53184 Saccharomyces cerevisiae YGL037C PNC1 NAD() salvage pathway gene pyrazinamidase and nicotinamidase), protein MRALIVVDVQNDFLPGGSLAVPHGDEIVKPVIDLIEDPTEKWDQVVMTRDWHPHNHISFAKSHNLADFSPITYVSPVEGDDRKIEGTLFPVHCVEGTRGSQLAPEMLEEQKKIGCLIVSKGYLQDREYFSAFNDIWDHHKTELNNYLHCHGIDEVYVVGLAFEYCVKSTAISASKLGYKTTILQKYSKGFLSDEKSMQELKQELAENNVQLA, encoded by the coding sequence ATGAGAGCTCTAATAGTAGTTGATGTGCAAAATGATTTCTTGCCAGGAGGTTCACTCGCTGTTCCTCATGGTGATGAGATAGTTAAGCCGGTAATTGACCTCATTGAAGATCCAACTGAAAAATGGGACCAAGTGGTAATGACAAGGGACTGGCACCCACATAATCACATTTCATTTGCCAAATCACATAACTTGGCAGATTTCTCACCGATTACCTATGTTTCCCCGGTGGAAGGTGATGATCGAAAGATAGAAGGAACGTTATTTCCTGTGCACTGTGTAGAAGGAACTCGTGGGAGCCAATTGGCACCAGAAATGcttgaagaacaaaaaaaaattggctGCCTCATAGTTAGTAAGGGTTACCTTCAAGACAGGGAGTACTTCTCTGCATTTAACGATATCTGGGATCATCACAAGACTGAGCTGAATAATTATTTACATTGCCATGGAATTGACGAGGTCTACGTAGTTGGACTTGCCTTTGAATATTGCGTTAAGAGTACGGCTATCAGTGCATCGAAATTGGGTTATAAGACAACAATTCTGCAGAAGTATTCAAAAGGCTTCCTCTCTGACGAAAAATCTATGCAGGAATTGAAACAGGAACTGGCTGAGAACAACGTTCAACTAGCATAG
- a CDS encoding uncharacterized protein (no similarity): MARRQIFDIEGEKKGIKKKKSKKRMRLWNILFIALLILCIHCHRIIPASNPSVVEPAAPINYGDISLLMINDFVLIIQVFMTCIPSGVLAPMLVDFVRISCLFNMLSTFSLLSLSLLNGWDRLDESRTFKMEMRKTFNSWAENNEKRNWLNESVNWRELKNWVNVFDIHFDMYVSNYTDVERNGKINRVICASFNMGQKSLFDMPFEQEICVTKEGIKKLGKNRFSSLSVDTTKNLVKFLAKGGYVKAASNPPFYLFKLMETYGDMTIDFLETLQEMTSSLQVETKSSLEKACSFHEGEKLLMLMRLKRPQAVASLM, from the coding sequence ATGGCACGGCGACAGATATTCGATattgaaggtgaaaaaaaaggcatcaaaaaaaaaaaatcaaaaaaaagaatgagACTCTGGAACATTTTATTCATTGCTTTGTTAATTTTATGCATTCATTGCCATAGAATAATTCCTGCTTCAAATCCCAGTGTCGTTGAACCCGCAGCTCCAATTAACTATGGGGATATATCATTACTAATGATAAATGATTTTGTGCTGATTATTCAAGTATTTATGACATGCATTCCATCAGGTGTTCTTGCACCTATGCTCGTTGACTTTGTTAGAATCTCATGCCTTTTCAATATGCTAAGTACGTTTTCATTACTCTCGTTGAGTCTTTTAAACGGTTGGGATCGATTAGATGAAAGTAGGACTTTTAAAATGGAAATGCGAAAAACATTTAACAGTTGGGCggaaaataatgaaaagagaaattggTTGAATGAGAGTGTTAATTGGCGAGAACTTAAAAATTGGGTGAACGTTTTTGATATTCATTTTGACATGTATGTCTCGAATTATACCGatgttgaaagaaatggCAAAATAAATAGAGTAATATGTGCATCATTTAACATGGGCCAAAAAAGTTTATTTGATATGCCATTTGAGCAGGAAATTTGTGTTACCAAGGAAGGTATTAAGAAATTGGGAAAAAAtagattttcttcattatcgGTGGATACAACAAAAAATCTAGTTAAATTTTTAGCAAAAGGTGGTTATGTCAAAGCTGCCAGCAATCCTCCATTTTACTTGTTCAAGCTTATGGAAACCTATGGCGATATGacaattgattttttggaaactttacaagaaatgACAAGTTCGTTACAAGTAGAAACAAAAAGTTCGTTGGAGAAAGCTTGCAGTTTCCacgaaggtgaaaaattgctAATGTTGATGAGACTCAAGAGGCCGCAGGCGGTTGCAAGTCTAATGTAG
- the VIR1 gene encoding Vir1p (similar to uniprot|P53185 Saccharomyces cerevisiae YGL036W Mtf1 Two Hybrid Clone 2): MSRLNESYPHVSDGTAKALVSSTVKVMRYLSNTGDYKVVFKLINALGFFNQKVVEGRLNGSDLEGIDVFTPILQSEEVMKHKLDLVAIFLAYLSIHREFHPLILNSIKDWCKLLPEKKLITCTDTKYMPGFYTVVSLLDQYEEVTPQILQYLELDLAHVLVHVWVPQWLQIAQTPLENDSLADLLLNEAKLDFVVATSNDLGQFIANKHLQKEPPTSYFIYKICKRISLFADWMPSSLYKPAAQLAISHGSSASGLHFDLQVLMEVVDHPELNFFQEPRLVSLLHQATNNLRKVPFHKLHAALGTLGSIQSLPAIINMVQLLLCKFLINAGNVSELIQKADYRLQLHPNEKKWFNNRTNNKYQIPSWFETSLLPPLPPIAKSMFVFDNNEHESEQEAKSFTIITNLLFESLNMVILMNTEMLKQYQWLNIDPLMIDVSDETFNIRHLVAGQFLLLYLIPIIMAAMLSQQLLESQVGILSEKRKSIMRKIIFSNTTRLCETLIHAHGNIALYHLLKLCTKASAEDMVLQGICLELLHHIFFGPNGTYNKQLCLENKLTTQALENYITVWNDGSHRYQPFFEKILNVEQPSVEVRTIPVSELYELLPDHEEILRTLQERSSSTPKSSAPSSVTKENSQQKVGLTSRSGNVGTTTPLTYKYNPYSTPSFEPSKPVTLTPPVSFSSGTYTADTMGSTPDTYTFNPRNNEMMMGRTTTPSDTNNYSTVFNGSFSGEPLSNLSRTIESLNGTPQTPSKGFFSSPWDGSPGISVTPNNSKIVSTGKNYILGGHNRIKNNSRAQSIHIDNFKTGP; this comes from the coding sequence ATGAGTCGGCTAAACGAAAGTTATCCTCACGTTTCCGATGGAACCGCCAAGGCACTAGTGAGTTCTACGGTAAAAGTCATGAGATACCTAAGCAATACTGGAGATTACAAGgttgttttcaaattgatcaacGCGCTTGGATTCTTTAATCAAAAAGTAGTAGAAGGTAGACTCAATGGTTCAGATCTCGAAGGAATAGACGTTTTCACACCAATCCTTCAAAGTGAAGAAGTAATGAAACACAAGTTAGATCTGGTGGCAATTTTTCTAGCGTATCTTTCTATCCACAGAGAATTTCACCCTTTGATACTGAACTCAATAAAGGATTGGTGTAAACTTTTGCCTGAAAAGAAGTTGATCACATGCACTGATACCAAGTACATGCCAGGTTTTTACACAGTGGTTTCACTATTGGATCAATATGAAGAAGTAACACCTCAGATTTTAcagtatttggaattggatttAGCTCATGTCCTGGTACACGTTTGGGTTCCCCAGTGGTTGCAGATAGCACAGACACCATTAGAAAACGATAGCTTAGCAGATTTACTTCTCAATGAAGCCAAATTAGACTTCGTCGTAGCTACATCGAATGATTTGGGGCAATTTATAGCCAACAAacatttacaaaaggaacCTCCGACGTCATACTTCATTTACAAGATATGCAAAAGAATTTCATTATTCGCAGATTGGATGCCCAGCTCCTTGTATAAACCAGCTGCCCAACTAGCCATATCTCACGGTAGCTCAGCTAGTGGGTTACATTTTGATTTGCAAGTACTCATGGAAGTAGTAGATCATCCTGAActgaattttttccaagaacCTCGTTTGGTATCTTTGCTACACCAGGCAACTAACAATTTGCGTAAAGTACCTTTCCACAAATTACACGCTGCCCTGGGTACTTTAGGATCTATCCAGAGTTTACCCGCTATTATTAACATGGTTCAGCTCTTATTGtgcaaatttttaatcAATGCAGGCAATGTAAGTGAATTAATTCAAAAAGCTGATTACCGGTTACAACTTCACCCAAATGAAAAGAAGTGGTTCAACAACAGAACAAACAACAAATATCAAATACCATCATGGTTTGAAACTTCACTCCTACCACCCTTACCACCAATCGCAAAATCTATGTTTGTctttgataataatgagCACGAATCAGAGCAAGAGGCTAAAAGTTTTACAATAATTACCAATTTACTTTTTGAATCTCTTAATATGGTCATTCTGATGAACACAGAGATGTTAAAACAATACCAATGGTTGAATATTGATCCACTCATGATAGACGTTTCAGATGAGACTTTTAACATAAGGCATCTTGTGGCGGGACAATTCTTGTTACTTTACCTTATTCCCATCATTATGGCGGCAATGTTATCTCAGCAGTTGCTGGAATCACAAGTTGGTATTTTAAGTGAGAAGAGAAAATCCATTATGAGGAAAATTATCTTTTCCAACACTACCCGCCTCTGTGAGACTTTGATACATGCTCATGGTAACATTGCGCTTTACCACCTCCTTAAATTATGTACTAAAGCCTCCGCTGAAGATATGGTCCTACAAGGGATTTGCCTCGAACTTTTAcaccatattttttttggtCCAAATGGGACATATAATAAGCAACTGTGTCTAGAGAATAAACTGACGACCCAAGCACTAGAGAATTATATCACAGTTTGGAATGATGGATCACATAGATACCAACCTTTTTTCgagaaaattttgaacgTGGAGCAACCTTCAGTAGAGGTTAGAACCATTCCAGTGTCTGAACTCTACGAACTTTTACCTGatcatgaagaaattctaCGAACCCTTCAGGAAAGGAGTAGTAGCACACCGAAATCTTCAGCTCCTTCCTCCGTGACTAAGGAGAATTCACAGCAAAAGGTTGGCCTAACATCTCGTTCTGGTAATGTAGGAACTACAACTCCCTTAACATACAAATATAATCCCTACTCAACTCCATCGTTTGAACCATCAAAACCAGTAACACTTACTCCACCGgtttcattttcctcagGCACGTATACAGCTGATACAATGGGTAGTACCCCAGACACTTATACGTTTAATCCACGTAACAACGAAATGATGATGGGAAGAACCACTACTCCTTCGGATACGAACAACTACAGCACCGTTTTTAATGGATCTTTCAGTGGAGAGcctctttccaatttatcaagaacCATAGAAAGTCTTAATGGAACACCACAAACACCATCTAAAGGGTTCTTCAGCAGTCCTTGGGATGGATCTCCAGGAATTAGTGTAACTCCGAACAATAGTAAAATCGTCAGCACAGGTAAGAATTATATCCTGGGTGGTCATAACAGGATTAAAAATAACAGTAGAGCACAATCCATTCACATTGACAATTTTAAAACTGGTCCCTGA